ATATCATGGAAAGCAGCGGATTTGAAGCCTATTGCAGCGAGTGGTGGCATTATGTTCTGGCAGATGAACCGTACCCAAATACATATTTCAATTTTTGCATTGCATAAGGGGAGTGTTAAAGAAATAGAAATAACGGAATGAATGGATTTTCCGACAAAGCACAGTATGCCGGTCTGCGGTTAACATGGAGGTATCTTTACTGGAATATTCAAAAATTTCTTAAACACTTGTATTACATTTTTGATAAAAAATTCACAAAAAATAGAATGATAGCAGGACAAATCAGGAAAGAAAACAGAATCCTCCCTGGTACAATTTACTCAGCAAAAGCGGATGAGATCTGCCGCATAGTCAGGTAAATTGTAAGGGAGGAGGGGCTGTGCATATATAGAAGATAGAAAATCTCCTTACATCGTTGTCCGTGGTTCGGTATAAGTCGTACAATAGAATATTGTTTGGCGGTCTGTTCAAAAGCGTAAACAACAAATACACCGATGCCTGGTTTTATATTGAGTATCGGTGCTTTTATTTTATTGCTGTTCAGGATGAAAAGCGAGCCATTTAGCTTCATAAGTATCTAAATAAAACCGGTTTCCATACTCATTTTGAACGTAATATTTTTTTACCTGATACCAACCGTGTAATTCAGTCCGCAAATCTGAGTCTGGGGAAATGGGTTCCAGCCATATCTGAGTAAATTGCCGGATCTCAGATAAGACAAGAGGCTTTCCGGATGGCAGACTCGGTTCGGAAAACAGCTGCGGCAGCGTAAACAGCTTTTGGGCATCAGAGAACGGAATGGTTTGCCCGTTTGAGAGCATCAGAGTATGATTGATGGTGTTGACCAGCATCCAACCATGCTTCGCGGACCAAACCGGTTTTCCGTTAAAAATTGGAAGCGACTCTGAAGGAACTGGTACGGATTGAACTGATATTCCCTGCTCCGACCGTCCAAGAAGAAAATCGGTTGTTACGCCGTAGAGATCGGACATTTTCTCAAATCCTTCAACAGAAGGGGATTTGCGTTCTCCCTCCCATGCACTTAGAGTTGGTTGGGAGATGCCGAGTTTTTCGGCAGCCTTAATTACTTTCAAATTATTAATTTGCCTTGCTTTCTTAAAATATCTCGGCATTTGCCCACCACCTTTATCTTAACAATCATCTGTTATTCAAGAGTCCAGAATCTTCTTGCTGCGAACGTTTTCTCCTCCAGCTTTTTGATTCGTGAAAATACTGTTGAATGTCAGTCTACTATGTACATATTATTGTAGATATCGAGAATCGAATCTTTGGAACGGGAAATACCGATATCTGTTAGCCTAATATCAGTTTCACGTATCTGGGCAATAAAGTTTTGGATGTCCTCCCCAACGGAGGATGGTACTGAAATCCTCAGGTCTTCCCGAATTAACGGAAAAAGGCGAAATACATCCAGACGATGCTTCCGAATGTCACGGGAATTCACATGGAATCCCTGCGCCTTTTTGTCCTTGAGATTAAGCCAAGCTTTCATTTTCAAGGGAATGATGTGCTCGGCATCTAAGATGGATATCCCATCCGTGACGGTTCGGCCATCTAAAAGAAAATGATAGTAGTCGTCATTAAGAAGAATTGCGGACAGACTGGATACCTCATCATCAATATGCAGGGGCATGAGATGGGTATCAGCCTGAAGCTCCACATGATTCTGCGGTCTGGAGAAAAGCTCTATCATCTTAGGGTAAGAGGGATTGGCCGGGTCAATGAAGCGATAGAATTCAGGCTGTCCTGTGCTTCGCTGTCTGGCATGATAGCCTCCGGCTTCTATGAAATCCCAAAATGCTTTTGCAAATTCTGTTGTCAGTGCCTCCACGATAATTACCATGTCGATATCAACGGTCTGGCGGAAGTCAAGACCGGCATCTGACATAAGCAGATCGCAGGCAAATCCTCCAATAACCGTATACTGGTCTTTATAATTGTCGAAATGTTCTCTGAAAATATCTATTCCGTTTACCATGTGTATTTCTCCTTATTATTCCTCATGCTTGATTGGAAGTTCGTGTTTTTCTCTTATATCGTCCAGACCCATTTGAATCCGTTCATTTGGATTATCTTCTAAACTTAACAGCAATGAGATATCATCAACCCGCCCGTTATTTGCCAACAAAATCGGATCATAGCGCCATACTTCAAGAATGTGCCCTCCAAAATCCCGGAAATCCCGCTCAGAAATAATTTCTGCAGCCGGGATTTGTGTGCCGGCTTTTTTTGAGATGGCAGTTGCCCCATCCTGTTCGTTTGCCCCAACCATTGAAATATCCGCCAAAGCAAGGATACCGCTTTTGGGCAATGCTGAATCATGGAAGGGGGGGCTGACATATATAAGCCGTTCTACCGGTGATTTTAAGCGGGGATAACCTTTCTTTAAAAATTCAGGCTTTTGAAAGGATGGAGAAATCCATTTGTTTGTTCCCTCGGTCTTGTAAGTAATAAGGCCGGATACGGTAAGGTCATCAATTGCTCTGGTGCAGGTAGCTTTGGAGAGCAGAAGATCTCTGGATATTTGCGTCAAATTGACGGTATCAGTAGTCTGCAAATAATACAGATACAGGAACACGAGCTGGGTTCCGGGCGCCATTTTGTCAGGAACAGTTGTTTCCGCTTTAAATTTTTCCCAAAAGGAACAGCCCCAGAATGGGAGATAAACCTGTTGGGATGGTGAAATAAATGGTATATTGCTTTCAATCAGGTTACGCCGCTGCTTGGATGTTATGTTTTCAAGACACAGCGCACAGGGGAATTCGCATATCTCCTGAAATTTAATTAACTGCTTTTTTAATGTTGGAAGTCTCCAGGAAGAATCAATAGGAGACAGCAGTATACACTTGCTTTTATTCCAGGACAGGCTTTGAATTTTATATCCGTCACGAATATAAAAAGGCGTTTTGGCCGGACAATCAAATTCTGCAACTTTTATATTGTCCCCAAATATCGTTTCCAAAAAATCAAACATATTTTTCTCCCTTTCAAGACTCTACAAATTTGTTTCATCGAAAAGGCATTGTACCATATGTAATGAAACTTGTCAAATACAAGTGAAACAATATGGAGCTTTTAAGAGTCTTTAATTATAAATTTTATATCTATTTTTAATTATTCGCATAAACACTATACTTTCAAGCACTTTGAAATATAGGAAAATACTCATTTTACCACGTATTTACCACGATTGAATGAGCCTTGATATGACACTGAAATCAATATGGGAGATAGCACAAACATCTGTGTATCTCCCGTTTTTTATTCGTGTAATATGATTACTTTACTCTGATTTCAAATTTCAAGATTGCTTTCTTATAAATTTGACCTTTTAATTCTTCATCAACCTGCATAGTGATTTTACCACTTTCAGAGTGGTAAAAAGTACGCAAAGTACGCAAGCATAATTTACAGATATAAGCGTCATAGAATTTCAAAATTTCCTTTATTGCGGATTCAATTTCAAGAGCAAACTTTGACAGATTAAAGTCTTTTCCAAACAACATGTAATTAACATGGCATTAAAACATATTATTTACAGCAAGAAGCATAAATAAGAAGGCAACTACTAATACAGTACATACCATTGCTATTCGATTTAATATCTTATGTGTTTTATCCTTTAGAACAATAGATAATACATTTTCCATTTGCAATAACTGAACCACCAAAAGGAATTAAGTTTATTTGTCTTATGTGGTCTAACGCAGAAAATGAAAATTGTAGCTTAAATAAAATAATCCATGATAAAATCAATAAATAAACAATGAGCAATGCGACTGTAATTTTTTTCTCATTCTTCATAATACACACCTACTTTCAAAAAAAATACTATAATATATTCTTGAAGATTTAAAGAAATACTGAAAACACAATCTGGATGTACAGTCATGATGTAACAATGTATCTGCATTGGTGCCGGGACAGTTTTGGAGAAGTATCACAGCTTTTCTTCCCTGAAGAGCCTAATGCGACGGAGTGAATGCGTCGATTTCAAGCTGGCTCAGGTTGATCTGACAGCAAAGGAGATCCGGATTGTCGGCAAGGGAGACAAGCACCGCCTGGCCTATATCAATGACAAAATTGTTTACGCGATTCGGGAGTACCTAAAGGTGCGTAATTCGGATAGCCCATATCTGTTCGTCAGCCGCCAGAGTGAGAAGCTGAATCCTTCCCGTATCAACCAGATATTTAACCGATACTCGGATGTCATTACACCGAAGACGCTACGGCATTATCTCTGCTCCAATGCTCTGTAGAACGGATATTCCATTCACGAAGTCGCCAATCAGGCAGGGCACAGCAATGTGCAAACCACACTCATTTTTAGTAACCCGACGGCAAAAGAAATGAAAGACAAAGCCAATCGACTGTGAGGTAAGAACATGAAGATAAAAAGGAATATTTGTACTATACTGATTTGGACCATTATGTGGAACAGCCTGAAGAACCTAAAGAGCCTAAAGAACCTAAAGAACCTTCCCCATCTCCCACAGATGAAACTGAATCTGGAGGACGGGAATGGCCGGTTGTAGATTTTGCTTCCCGCCAGGAAATCAATCCGGATATCGTAGGGTGGATTTATATTGAAGGAACAGAAATCAATTACCCGGTTGTGCAGGGCAGGGATAACCAGTATTATCTAAAGCATTTATACAGCGGAGAGTGGAACGGACCCGGCTGCATATTTCTGGACAGCAGAAACAGATTGGATTTCTTAGATCGACACAGTATCATCTATGGGCATCATATGAAAAATGGCACCATGTTTTCCGGGCTGACGGAGTATAAGAAGTAGGAGTATCATAATGAACATCCCATTGCCCTGTTATTGACGCCGGATAAAAACTATGAGATAGAGGTTTTCAGCGGGTACAATGCGGAAGAGGTCATCAATGCCAAGCGTGAGCGAAGAGAGCCGATTATTCTTCCAGATTTCTCCTGTCATCATTTGAGGCATACCTTTTGTACAAGACTCTGCGAACATGAAACAAACATAAAAAGTAATTCAGACAATTATGGGCCATCGGAATATCGAAACTACGATGGATGTCTATGCCGAAGCTATGAAGACAACAATTTGACAACGATTTTCTTTTTTCTTGATGTGATACGAAGCACTGTGAAGTGATTCCTGTGGTATGCTGATCTCAGCAGTACATGAGGAAGACGGAAGAGAAGGCCTGAATCTTCTGATGGTGGATGACCGGATCCCGGCAGGTGCGAAGCTGTACTAATAAAATTGCATAATGAGCAAATAAGGCCTTGAAAGGATGGAAATCTTTTCAGGGTCTTTCATTTTATTATTAATTAAATTGCAAATTAAGGGTGCATTTTACGGAAATCTTTGGGTCGTATCCCAGTAACCTTTTTAAAAATGCGTGAAAAGTAGATCGGATCAGGAATTCCAACACGTTCTGCAATTTCATATGTTTTTAAATTTGTGGTCAGTAGAAGCACTTTTGCCTGTTCAACACGAACATTCTGCAAATATGTACTTAGGTTTATTCCTTCATGGTGTTTGAAAAGTTTGCTTAAATAGCTGGGGCTTAGGAACGCCTGGTTCGACAGCATTCCAAGCGAGAGGTCTTCGGCATAGTGCTGCGTTATATAGAGCTTCACTTTGCGTATAAGGTCTTCGGCATCTGCGTGCTCTCCTGTGGTCAGTGCAAGTGTTTGCTGTACAAGCTCAAGCATGTTTTCTTTCAGCAAATCCGGAGTATTGCATTTAAGGAGCGTTTTTAATTTTGGCAGATTGTTTTCAGATCCTTGAGTGTGAGGTGAAAATAATAAGCCAGTGCAGAACTGATGGATATACACGCAAATATTGTGCATGGTCTCCATGGGCAGCTTGTTTTCTCGCATATACTCAAATAACCGAATTAAAATGTCATGCGAAACCGTTTGGTTTCTGTTTTCGATAGCACCCTTAAGTAAACGTAGATCATCAAATATTCTCGCTGTTACAGGCTGGGGAATACTTGGGATCTGATTGTAACTCATTACATGGTTGTCAGGCAAATACTGCGCAAACTGGGAAGCCTGGTCTGCCTGTTCGGCGGCAGCGGGCATGTTTAGCGGATTGCTGCAGTGTGCACTGATACCGATGAACAGCGTAAACTGGGAGAAACTTCCGAGAATATCAATTGCCTCGGTACACGCAGAAACAGGTGAAAACGATGAAGATGCACAGATGATGGCATAACATATCTGATCACCATGGGGAACAATGTGCACTGTATACTGTGAAAAACAGTCTGCAAGCACATCCTGTGACTGATTTAGATAATATTTCAATGGCTCCGCACTTTGGTTCTTAGCTGATGGCACGATAGTAAGCCTGAGAATGTAATAGCTGGATAAATCCAGTTCTAGCTGTGCAAGACGGTTGACAACATACAGGTAAGATTGTTCTACATGATGCAGAAGATTGTATAAAAACATGCCGCGCTGCAATTGTAAATTTTCGGCTGATTTGCTCATCAACTGCTGCCGCATATCTTTGCTGGAACGCTCCTCTGCGATACATGTGCGTGCTTTTTCAATAGCCTTTGTTAGATTTTCTATAGATGTAGGCTTGAGAACAAAATCGACAACCCGGTATTCGATTGCCCGCTTTGCGTATTCAAAATCCGGAAATCCTGTGAGAATAATAACTTTTATAGATGGGTAGTGGATATAGATATTGCGTGCAAGCTCAAGTCCGTCCATTCCGGGCATTCGGATATCGCTTATGACTATGTCGGGCTGTATGCGGGGGATCTGCTCGAGGGCGTCGATGCCATCTTCTGCCTGTGCCGCGATCGTGCAGTCAAGAGAGTCCCAGCGGATACAGTGTACGAGTCCTTTGCGAATTACAGTTTCGTTGTCTACAATCAGTACTTTTAACATTGGTGAGTATCTCCTTTTTTATCAGCCCTGTGTGTGCTGAATCGGCAATGTTACGGTAATGCAGCAGCCTCTGCCAGGTGAAGAAACGATGCTTAGTCCATATTGACTGCCGTAAAGCAGTTTGATACGGCGGTCAATATTTGCAATTGCGATATGATTGTTCGTTGCTCCGGTTTCGGCGGTATCCGGTATGGAAAGATCTA
The Ruminococcus gauvreauii genome window above contains:
- a CDS encoding helix-turn-helix domain-containing protein, which encodes MPRYFKKARQINNLKVIKAAEKLGISQPTLSAWEGERKSPSVEGFEKMSDLYGVTTDFLLGRSEQGISVQSVPVPSESLPIFNGKPVWSAKHGWMLVNTINHTLMLSNGQTIPFSDAQKLFTLPQLFSEPSLPSGKPLVLSEIRQFTQIWLEPISPDSDLRTELHGWYQVKKYYVQNEYGNRFYLDTYEAKWLAFHPEQQ
- a CDS encoding MarR family transcriptional regulator, whose amino-acid sequence is MFDFLETIFGDNIKVAEFDCPAKTPFYIRDGYKIQSLSWNKSKCILLSPIDSSWRLPTLKKQLIKFQEICEFPCALCLENITSKQRRNLIESNIPFISPSQQVYLPFWGCSFWEKFKAETTVPDKMAPGTQLVFLYLYYLQTTDTVNLTQISRDLLLSKATCTRAIDDLTVSGLITYKTEGTNKWISPSFQKPEFLKKGYPRLKSPVERLIYVSPPFHDSALPKSGILALADISMVGANEQDGATAISKKAGTQIPAAEIISERDFRDFGGHILEVWRYDPILLANNGRVDDISLLLSLEDNPNERIQMGLDDIREKHELPIKHEE
- a CDS encoding helix-turn-helix domain-containing protein translates to MLFGKDFNLSKFALEIESAIKEILKFYDAYICKLCLRTLRTFYHSESGKITMQVDEELKGQIYKKAILKFEIRVK
- a CDS encoding tyrosine-type recombinase/integrase, translating into MRRSECVDFKLAQVDLTAKEIRIVGKGDKHRLAYINDKIVYAIREYLKVRNSDSPYLFVSRQSEKLNPSRINQIFNRYSDVITPKTLRHYLCSNAL
- a CDS encoding class B sortase yields the protein MYYTDLDHYVEQPEEPKEPKEPKEPSPSPTDETESGGREWPVVDFASRQEINPDIVGWIYIEGTEINYPVVQGRDNQYYLKHLYSGEWNGPGCIFLDSRNRLDFLDRHSIIYGHHMKNGTMFSGLTEYKK
- a CDS encoding tRNA-binding protein, with protein sequence MLISAVHEEDGREGLNLLMVDDRIPAGAKLY
- a CDS encoding response regulator, giving the protein MLKVLIVDNETVIRKGLVHCIRWDSLDCTIAAQAEDGIDALEQIPRIQPDIVISDIRMPGMDGLELARNIYIHYPSIKVIILTGFPDFEYAKRAIEYRVVDFVLKPTSIENLTKAIEKARTCIAEERSSKDMRQQLMSKSAENLQLQRGMFLYNLLHHVEQSYLYVVNRLAQLELDLSSYYILRLTIVPSAKNQSAEPLKYYLNQSQDVLADCFSQYTVHIVPHGDQICYAIICASSSFSPVSACTEAIDILGSFSQFTLFIGISAHCSNPLNMPAAAEQADQASQFAQYLPDNHVMSYNQIPSIPQPVTARIFDDLRLLKGAIENRNQTVSHDILIRLFEYMRENKLPMETMHNICVYIHQFCTGLLFSPHTQGSENNLPKLKTLLKCNTPDLLKENMLELVQQTLALTTGEHADAEDLIRKVKLYITQHYAEDLSLGMLSNQAFLSPSYLSKLFKHHEGINLSTYLQNVRVEQAKVLLLTTNLKTYEIAERVGIPDPIYFSRIFKKVTGIRPKDFRKMHP